Within Cydia fagiglandana chromosome 10, ilCydFagi1.1, whole genome shotgun sequence, the genomic segment gtaagtaAATGCTTCTGCAAAGGCGTTAATAAGAGAGTCTTTCCTATTCGACAGTGCCCgcaggaaaataaataaatacttagccTTTTAGAAGGATAATGAGTACAACACtcgaaaatataattaaattaacccTGTTAACCTCACGAGAGCACAACGTGACGTTTCATATATTGTGCgtgattaataattaatctacTAATTCTGACACTTTCTCAAAGAGGCGCAATTCaatttactaaaaataataggtacatacctgATACGCAGAGTCGATTTAACCGCAAGCACTCTCTTTACACTTTCAACGACAGAATGAGACCCTAATAAACTGGTTTACATTGCCTTAACGTCACATAGATCACGGACTCTGTGAATCTAACTAATATAATTATCTCGTCCATATTGCGTTGAGTCTTTATAAAATCGTCGTACGAAATCACGTGTTAACACTATCAGTCTATTACTCCTCGTCGACGTTGATCTCCGAGTCGGCGGAGTCCTCGTCGTAGGTGGAGGAGGACGCGAACCCGCGGCCGAGCAGCGCCGAGCGGtttttggcggcggcggcgcgatcCCGCTGCCGCCGGTTCTTGAACCAATTGCCCACCTGCGTCGGCGTCAACCCCGTCGCCGCAGCTAACTCCCGCTTTTTTGTTGGATTTGGGTACGGGTCTTGGAGGTACCACTCTCGTAGAAGCGACCTCGTCCTCTCTTTAAAACAATGCGTCTTCTGTTCTCCGTCCCATATGGTTCGTGGAAGAGGAAACTTCTTGCGGACTCTGTATTTGTCTACGGGCCCGAGCGGGCGCCCTCGCAGCCTCTCGGCTTCTTGATAGTGCGCTTCCAGCCATAGAGCTTGTAGTTTGGCGTGGCTCGAGCGCTGGAAGCGATGCCGTTCTAGTATGGAGTAGAGTTCCCGGTGGCGGCCGGCGTGGAAGGCGACGACGGCGCGCGCGCGCAGCACGGCCTCGCAGCGCTCCAACTCGGCGACATTCGGATGTGCGACCGGCAGGGACCAGAGAAATCGCGCCAGTCGTTCGACATCTCCAGATTCTTCAAGCGTTTCACAGACGGTGGCGACCTGCGCCGCGCTGAAGGATAACGTGGGCAGCGGCAGCAGCGGCGTGGGCGCCGCCAGCTCCACGCTGAGCGGCAGCGGAGGGTCGGCGCAGCCGGCGGGCTCGGCGGCGCGGTCGGCCGCCGCGGGCCCGCGGTGCGCCTCCAGGATGCGCGCGTGCAGCGCCGCCGTCGTGGACTCGTCCCAGGAGCCGCGCATCGGTGCGAGTGTGCGCGGCGTCGCGCGCGTTGTGAGCCCGCAGCGCGCCCCGGCGGAGGGCGGGCGAGCGCGCGGCGCGCGATTGGCTATCGGTTACGGCGCGCGCTCGGCGGCGGCCAATCCCGGGGTCCGCCCGCTCGGGGGCCGGATAGCTTTCAACCGCCGCCGTGTATCCGGCGGGCGCGTTTAACGAGGGCGGCGGGGCGCGGCCCCCCGCGCCGCCATGATCCGTCACGCACACCTCCCCCCTCCTCCCCCCTCCCGTGGCCGACACGCCGCGATCCCACCTCGCACCTCGATCGATTACTTGCAAACCTGCAATTAATAGCCTCCATATATTCATCCGGGTGGATTACGAGCCGGTGTTTGCGCGCCGGTCGATATTCGCTATTTAACCGTGATCACAGGCTACACACAACACAACGCGAATTAGAAACACCGTTCATCACGCACCGCATTCCGTTAACAGCGATTTGATGGCGATCATCATTACAACATGGCTACTAAATATAACATATGCGTTGTTTACATTTATTGTTAATACTTAGTATCTAAATTCTAACGTTTTTTTAACAGTTACTTACTCATTTATTTGTCATTAACACCGGCAGATACCGGCATTGCGTTAAgattgtatacctacttatttttttacgGGTCTCTATTGCTTTCCATAAAGTTGCAAGTCATAATGttttgtttgtccgcattttcgttagtcataattagttttttctcagaaacgcgttacatttcaggattgccataaaacaaacctaacctaacctatttatagcataaccttacgaaaatcctgaaaaattaactgtttcagaattatgactaatgataagcTAACAATCGTcacattatgactttcaataatgaTGTCAAACCTAGGGATACGTTTTTTACACCTATCACATTTACAAACAAATATACCAACAAACCTATTTAAGTAAGAAACTAAATATTTTGAGAACTAACTTTGCTAAATGTATGTTGTTATGTAGCCAATAGCCATTACCTACGTACGTAAGACTCGTAAGAGTAGGTAAGGTTGAGCGAACGGTTATTTTATGGCCAATAAACCACTGATGCAACTATTAAGTGCATACCTACAATGATTCCCACCAATAACTTGCATAAGCATTTAAATATTGCTAAACGAGTAATATTGACATTTGAAGTTAATCCTAATCATAGGTCTTCagatcggggggcacggcagtgcccccgccaagtcgagcgcgaagcaaacactgccgtaccatccgttactggaaccatttcgccgcattttcaggcccctatttgagaacctctggataaggccagaacgcagaaattttggtcatccagtaagctatgatcacatacttaaaatccaaaatttcaggtctgtaggtcatttagttacgaagttaagcgaaagcaaagtttcgcatttatgaaactcactcatgatcatcagaatagaactagtacttcccataaactcagagagctgaaatttggtacagagttagggtttaatggccacataaagggaaaacctaaaaatattgcaatatcagtcacgttttaaagatctaagaactgcataagtaagtttgtaatcccatataaatatatgatattacaaagttactgttgcagttcctacaaatagtaggtaaagtaaaggtacactacgatgtacgatgtgagtatgaatgaagatatgtttagttatgatatgtgtatacatagtatgggtatgagtacccgaaaagaaggactgcctacaaaaagagatgagatcccatcaaaaacattacatgtaaaaaggtgcaagtctcgcaacgctttaactacaaaaaagttttgagatgtaatgtgaaaccaagtcggttattttaatcagtgccagggggtttctacaaaaagaagtgaaatcccaccaaaaacattctgtaaaaaactagccaagtctcgatggagctgcttgtttatctctaaaaagtaatgaaatctagacaaagtcgtgccaagtctaaggttccttactgcgatttctttattattatagttaatgttgtgtgacttggccgttgaagggtacacaagggtacaaaaccaggtgctccatgacaccattgcaccaatctgccattgcaccaaaaagaagtgtttgtttcaggctcgcccatacataagtattattgaaatacgcagctttatcaagcctacaattgactggttattgaatcaacgttttccaagtggcaattttccatcgtcaatgggtagcggttctggcgacagattggtgcaatggtgtcatggagcacctggttttgtacccttgtgtacccttcaacggccaagtcacacaacattaactataataataaagaaatcgcagtaaggaaccttagacttggcacgactttgtctagatttcattactttttagagataaacaagcagctccatcgagacttggctagttttttacagagtGTTTTTGGTGGGTTTAGattatttcatacaaatataaattgatTTAATTAATCCCTTTTGAATTTTCAGTTCCATTTAAAGTGCCTAAATACATAATTCTGTGTATCCAGAGtgtacaaataattttatttaaaaaatcttattatgttttttataaGTATTTGTTTTCAGTGTTAAACGTAAAAAAACTCTTTTTACATCCCAACATTTTCAAGTAACAAAAACCCAATCTCTGATTACCTAAAAAAGCAATCACAATAAAAGTATCAAAACCCCCAAGACCGTTCGCAGCGAGATTTCAGCGTGAAAGCCTTTCCACAGTATTAAGTTATTGAACGGCAAACCACACCCCCACCCCACCCCCCTCCCAGGCCGTATAACTGGGGTATAAACAAGTAGGCTGCTGCCTAAACGGCTCAACGCGATACCGTTTTGAAACGAAGACAAGACAGAcgataggtacctaggtataagtacctaaaattaAAGTCTAAGTACTTTAATTTTGACTGCCTTGTGTTtttctacctacttattttatattatgtggGTATGTCTGTTGCATATTTCTGATGTAGGCTTCGAGTAGGTAATAAAAGATTGTGAGACTTGGGTGTGCTTAATTTATTCGGTtcgaattacatatttatttttatttcgctttgtattatttataaataaattaaaataatataggtatactatatatgtatattttttactaataCATATCTAAATGTTTCAGAATTTTTAGAAGAGATTACATCAAATAGATATTAAATCCTGTCAAAGATGAAAACAGAAGCAGAAgaacattttaataaattaaaaaatagaatTAATAGGTTACATAAACCTAAGGTAGCTACGGCAACCACCACCTGAGGTGTTTGCGGAGTGGCGGTGACGTAAAATGTTCATTTAATTTACGTTTTTTGTGAGTTTATtatcatattaatttatttagaaatgtcacttttggtAACTAGTAAATATACGCTAAGCGAAAATAagcactttaaaaataaataattgttttttttatattattgtgtaAAATACGCTAAGCGAAAATAATtacgttaaaaatattttttttatattattgtgtaAAGCTAATTGTAGAGCTTCAtacacttaaataaaattttgattcACGTAACACATTTATGTAATAGGTTCACGTAATGCTCCCCCGCGCCATTTGCATTTTTGCcgcgactccgatttgattagGCCGGAACGGAATCCACTTACGAGTTGGAATTAATTCCGCAAGTTGTTAACTTAAGCCCGGCGAGTGGTTTTACATATCACAACAAGGCAGGCTTAGCGGGGCCGTGGATTAGGTGATACTGTCGGGGTGTTCAATCGGGGTTTGTATACCAGTAGCAAGTGTTCTAAGTGTCCAATTAAGTAGCAGTGTTTGttggtaagttaattaaataccttaactaaatagtTAATCAGtttctaattttatttcatgGTATATACCTATCTAAGCGAAGAACCTCAATTTTAATAAAATCGACCAGACCAATTTATTTTGGCTAAACTAATTATCCGGCTCAAAAGGATCATGTTTaagttaaaattaatttgttttgtgtATTATACCAGTAATGTGAAGGTACTATTGTGTGCACCTACAACCTAGACACATAGCCGtttctaagtacctacttatgtgtaggtatatacatatcTGCAATATTTTCACGCTGCATCTCCCGCCGCAAATCTCCTGTTTATTTTAGCACCCTTCTAAATTTTCCCATTTTCTTTCGCGAAGCATTAAATATAACATTTCCTGAGGGGAAAGTCGCGCCGAGCCTTATTGCCAAGTTTCCACCTGCATACCTACTTTGTACTTAAAACTGAGAGCTTGGAATCTACTTAACGGACAAATTTTGAATAGGTATTCTACATAAGTACTTAGAAAAATCGATGgcgtaagtaggtaggtagagtagatagtattttattattttatagattatattatatgtacagACAGAATTACCTACGTGAGAGGGCTATTTGATAATATATACTTACTTGTATTTTTCGATACCATTAGGATATGTAAGCAATACTTTTCAAAGTAGCCCGTAAATAAAACCCATCTCTACTGTTTTGCTCTCACAACTTGTGCCACAGCTGCCgagtagaaataaataaatacttattattatGGAGTAGTACAAGCATGTATCCTTTTAGAAATATTCTTTTGGCGCTTTACcttcaaaaataatttactacTACTTACTAAACAACTGTTAGGTATATCCAATTTTCCGGTCAGATTCAAGTAAAACCACATACAATTATTTCAAATGATTCGTAAATAGGTACCCTGTCGATGTGGATATTTTGCTATTGCCAGATAACACTAAGATTAACGTCCATCtgacctataggtacctacatatatgtcttgtttttaatttaactggttTTGTAACTAtgatgacgtaaataaatgtattttgtatcTTTCTTTCTTTATTTCTAAGAAAATAAATTCTACTTTCAAGCTGCCAGTGACATAGGTACGGAATTTGATCATTTATTCTTATAGTCACCAAAATTGTTACAATAAAGCCTACACTGCTAGTCCGATTACATTAAGACAGCTAACGAACCAACCCAGTTCCAGTAACATTCAAATGAAATCACAGCGAGTACTCCAAACTTCTACATAACAGTACATAAGCTCACATAGAGCAAGTGGCGGCAGTATCGCACCCGGTGTGATATCTCCCTCCCCCCACCCACCTCCCTGGTCGATAAGGGGGGACCCCCTTTCAGCTATCTTTGTTTGGATGATATAAAATCTTCAGTGGGTGTGGTCTACCAAGCACGTCATCTCGAGATTGCCGAGCATTGTGCTACCCCATTACTATGATTTATTTCCGAATTTATAAGCAACCCTAGCCTCATCACTTAGCTGTCCCACAAAGGCCTATTCGCGAAGGCAATTTGCTCGGAACGTCTTCCGAAAACGCAATAGCTAACACGTTGAGTAACTTCGAAATAATAAAACTCGATGGCCGCACGGAATACAATATGCTATTTTGCATTTGTAAATTTGAAAGTAAAATCTGTGAGGCTACTGTGTCGCAACATAGTATCTCTCGTATTGCCGTCGGTTCACTGTTCCCCTGTTCAAAATAGCACTTTAACACAAGCGGTTTAACACTTCATCTCTCTGAGAGGTGTTTTTAAAGGGGTATTTGAGCATGGTGGCTCACACAATGCGTCATCCGTCATAAGGTCAGTTTACGGGCGCGAGGTATCGGTGCGCGGCTTGACACATCGCTTAGCGAGACTGATTTGTGAAGGGTTATGCTTCGAAAGAATATGCGATATTGGACACGGCTAAATAATTGAGTTCCGTTTCTAAGCTTTATTTTGCTTAAATTAAGTTGCTTCATGGTAGATATATTTGTTTAACAGGATAATACAATAGTTTGTAATCTGCAACGCAGGTGGATACCTACTTCCTACAGAAGAAAATACACAGCtcacacagacacacacacacacacacacacacacacacacacacacacacattacacACACACCAATTAATACACACAATTTTTACACAGTTCGCTACAGTTACACACACACCAATTAATGATTTGTTCGGTCCAGATTTTGTCAATCAGATATGCTCATATGCTGCCGGTTACTATGTCAGAAAACGATTTAGATGGAACTTGGTAGTCGATGATCGGGAATGAAAATGGATAGGGACCTACCTATTATCAATCGTCTGTCATTCCACGCAGATGAAGTCACAATCACTAGCTAATAAAAACCCTAGTTGTAACACAGTTTATTTAACCGGAGTTAACTTTTATTGAATAACCCAAACAGAGAATATAATCAAAATGTCGTAAAATCAATAGGCCTCCCCTCTTCCCATTAAGCGTTGTCGATTGCATGCCGGCAGACGCTCGGCTGACCGACAAGAATAGCAAAAATGAAACTAGCAAGTGATCACAGGGTTAACGGTTAACCCTTCGGGCACGGTTAGTTAGGCCGCGGCGTAATCGCATAGAAAATTACCACATTTCAATTCGACATCAAAGTTTGGATGCGTTCCGTTGCGGATGACCGTCTGTTGGCAATGCAAGTGAGGATATGACTTTTCATAACATTTGGCTAACAAAAATGCATTGTTCACTTGGGGAATAATATCAgacttaataattaaatacattggtatttaatataatacatatagtcTACTACCCATTGCGGTAagtgtgtaaataaatataagtataggccttaatgttattatttataaaaccgAGTGAGTTAAATGATTTTGGCTTTTTTATTACCTAACTATTtggataattttaatttatacaaacATAATCACGTCATTAGGTAATTATGCATGTTCTAACCTTATCattgttacttttgtatgtaaaacaagtttatcacgaaaaataaatgatttatttattcattacctacatataaaagtTAATAGAAGTCACGATATTAATTT encodes:
- the LOC134668370 gene encoding homeobox protein SIX6-like; translation: MRGSWDESTTAALHARILEAHRGPAAADRAAEPAGCADPPLPLSVELAAPTPLLPLPTLSFSAAQVATVCETLEESGDVERLARFLWSLPVAHPNVAELERCEAVLRARAVVAFHAGRHRELYSILERHRFQRSSHAKLQALWLEAHYQEAERLRGRPLGPVDKYRVRKKFPLPRTIWDGEQKTHCFKERTRSLLREWYLQDPYPNPTKKRELAAATGLTPTQVGNWFKNRRQRDRAAAAKNRSALLGRGFASSSTYDEDSADSEINVDEE